The following are encoded together in the Bradymonas sediminis genome:
- a CDS encoding zinc-ribbon domain-containing protein produces MIVRCPECSTGFNLPDNKVTEKPVKLRCSKCSHVFHFRLGESGEADIFLTDSDREQNLETKAAASADAADADSPEPAVPGFTEASGVSDADGDDDGEASPNKTQFGMPAAALPKPGGSSLASKLSQKLSKSASSDYNPFPHANLDLKPNDATSLGIRVAPDTPAEDEDLGWAEEATRVMDVDAEDEDPFAGAFEGEGESAQQEALIPEEDPFAGAFADDGAAEADAPAAAEASSEEQAEDTVLDQKIAFAPPQASAGPQVQTEPDGAASAAAQAAVLGAEAGASPFHAGSQTYRPEDMVDPSFGQGGPTFDPERGIVTAPAAEAPRPAAAPARAPAPAAASTPQAEAPKPAAATKKARPAPAWEPEDFDEPIAPHTIGGGGPQKAANFVLILLVVMIGFFGVVAALSGGFLDFKRFPHMLEVAFQGAEFTPRTEWKPSVAPQVVAAPENPIRVEGVFAQPVERAKKNTVVLVRGTAKNTTGDNFAKVELRAILYDNQERIIAQTTALLGARVQQSALAEAESPSALLPSESAQLPGHSSQPFSLVFDELAPEVLERADVSYRVEVASKTP; encoded by the coding sequence AGTCACTGAGAAACCGGTGAAGCTGCGCTGCTCGAAATGCAGCCACGTCTTTCACTTCCGCCTCGGTGAGTCCGGGGAAGCTGATATCTTCCTTACCGACTCCGACCGGGAGCAGAATCTCGAGACGAAGGCCGCGGCGTCGGCGGACGCGGCGGACGCCGACAGCCCCGAGCCGGCGGTGCCCGGATTCACCGAGGCATCCGGAGTGTCGGACGCCGACGGTGACGATGACGGTGAAGCCAGCCCAAATAAGACGCAATTTGGCATGCCCGCCGCCGCCCTGCCCAAGCCCGGGGGCTCCAGCCTCGCGTCGAAATTGTCCCAGAAGCTCTCCAAGAGCGCGTCGTCGGATTATAACCCATTTCCGCACGCCAACCTCGACCTGAAGCCGAATGACGCAACCTCCCTGGGGATCCGGGTCGCCCCCGACACCCCCGCCGAAGACGAAGACCTCGGCTGGGCCGAAGAGGCCACGCGCGTGATGGACGTCGACGCCGAAGACGAAGACCCCTTCGCGGGCGCCTTCGAGGGCGAGGGCGAAAGCGCCCAGCAAGAGGCGCTGATCCCCGAAGAGGACCCCTTCGCCGGCGCATTCGCTGACGATGGCGCCGCGGAGGCCGACGCGCCGGCTGCGGCGGAGGCCTCAAGCGAAGAGCAGGCCGAAGACACCGTGCTCGACCAGAAGATCGCGTTTGCCCCGCCGCAGGCCAGCGCTGGACCGCAGGTGCAGACCGAACCCGACGGCGCAGCATCGGCCGCCGCCCAAGCCGCCGTGCTCGGCGCAGAAGCAGGCGCCTCGCCGTTTCACGCAGGCAGCCAGACCTACCGCCCCGAGGATATGGTCGACCCGAGCTTCGGCCAGGGTGGGCCGACCTTCGACCCGGAGCGCGGCATCGTGACCGCGCCTGCCGCCGAAGCCCCCCGCCCTGCGGCGGCGCCCGCGCGCGCGCCAGCGCCGGCCGCTGCCTCCACCCCACAGGCAGAGGCGCCCAAACCAGCGGCCGCGACCAAGAAAGCACGTCCGGCGCCGGCCTGGGAGCCCGAGGATTTTGATGAGCCGATTGCCCCGCATACCATCGGCGGCGGCGGCCCGCAGAAGGCCGCGAACTTCGTGCTCATCCTACTGGTGGTCATGATCGGATTTTTCGGCGTGGTCGCCGCTCTTAGCGGCGGGTTCTTAGACTTCAAGCGCTTCCCGCATATGCTCGAGGTCGCGTTCCAGGGCGCCGAGTTTACGCCGCGCACGGAATGGAAACCCAGCGTCGCGCCGCAGGTGGTCGCCGCGCCGGAGAACCCGATTCGCGTCGAGGGCGTCTTCGCCCAACCAGTTGAGCGCGCAAAGAAGAATACCGTTGTCCTGGTTCGAGGCACCGCTAAAAACACCACCGGTGACAATTTCGCGAAGGTTGAGCTGCGCGCGATTCTCTACGACAATCAGGAGCGGATCATCGCCCAGACCACGGCTCTCTTGGGCGCGAGGGTCCAGCAGTCGGCCCTGGCCGAAGCCGAATCGCCGTCGGCGCTCCTGCCGAGCGAGTCGGCGCAATTACCCGGCCATTCGAGTCAGCCCTTCAGCCTGGTCTTCGACGAACTCGCCCCCGAGGTGCTGGAGCGCGCCGATGTTTCCTACCGCGTTGAAGTTGCCTCAAAGACGCCCTGA